One stretch of Synergistaceae bacterium DNA includes these proteins:
- the pyk gene encoding pyruvate kinase: protein MTKVKIVCTIGPACSSYKTLLAMASAGMNVARLNFSHGDYEDHLRMLGHVRGVEKELNIPIPTLLDTKGPEIRTGKVEGGTIALESGSKLTLTDKEILGNISMVRVNYPKLADELSVGQEIFIDDGSLHLKVEQILNGDVLCRVIVGGLLGDAKGVNIPGAELSLPALSDKDVKDIEWGVKNQMDYIAVSFVKNSRDIMEVRRAMEGFGGAMKVIAKIETRHAVQNIEEIAEVVDGMMIARGDLGVEIQAEEVPLQQKRIIDVCRAKGKAVIVATQMLDSMIRNPRPTRAEASDVANAVLDGADAVMLSGETARGAYPLQSVETMRRIVSRTEKEIELWQRPFDMTSSTTGVPDAVSGAAVLIARQMKASAIISMTRSGSTAQMVSRYRPPCSILGATPKKRTWRELALYWGVVPLMKEEMTDQNTAVDSVVASCLENGEVKEGDLLVVTAGVPLGITGTTNLVQVYIAGKILLKGQTLLKREARGPVCTARTAEEARLKMTEGSVLVVAATDDDYLPAIRMASAIVAEQGGLSSHAAVIGLELGIPSIVGAEDALNILSDGMVVTLDGHRGLLYHGDVRLSV, encoded by the coding sequence TTGACAAAGGTTAAGATCGTCTGCACCATCGGCCCGGCCTGCTCCAGCTACAAGACCCTGCTTGCCATGGCAAGTGCCGGCATGAACGTCGCCAGGCTGAACTTCAGCCACGGAGACTACGAGGATCACCTGCGCATGCTGGGCCATGTCAGGGGCGTGGAAAAAGAGCTGAACATCCCGATTCCGACCCTGCTGGACACTAAGGGGCCCGAGATCAGGACGGGGAAGGTGGAGGGCGGAACGATCGCCCTGGAGTCGGGAAGCAAGCTGACGCTCACGGACAAAGAGATACTGGGCAACATCTCGATGGTCCGCGTCAACTATCCCAAGCTGGCGGACGAACTGTCCGTCGGGCAGGAGATATTCATCGATGACGGCTCCCTGCACCTGAAGGTTGAGCAGATCCTCAACGGCGACGTCCTCTGCAGGGTTATCGTCGGAGGTCTGCTGGGCGACGCGAAGGGGGTAAACATCCCCGGGGCGGAGCTCTCCCTCCCGGCACTGTCCGACAAGGACGTCAAGGATATAGAGTGGGGAGTTAAAAACCAGATGGACTACATCGCGGTGTCGTTCGTGAAGAACAGCCGCGACATCATGGAGGTCCGTCGCGCGATGGAGGGCTTCGGCGGCGCCATGAAGGTCATCGCGAAGATCGAGACGCGCCACGCGGTCCAGAACATAGAGGAGATCGCCGAGGTCGTCGACGGCATGATGATCGCCCGCGGCGATCTTGGCGTCGAGATACAGGCCGAGGAGGTCCCCCTGCAGCAGAAGAGGATAATCGACGTCTGCCGGGCGAAGGGAAAGGCGGTCATCGTCGCCACCCAGATGCTTGACTCGATGATACGCAACCCTCGGCCGACGAGGGCCGAGGCGAGCGACGTGGCGAACGCCGTCCTGGACGGTGCTGACGCGGTGATGCTGTCCGGCGAGACCGCCAGGGGCGCCTACCCCCTGCAGTCGGTGGAGACTATGAGGCGGATCGTATCCAGGACGGAAAAAGAGATAGAGCTGTGGCAGCGTCCTTTCGACATGACATCGTCCACAACGGGGGTTCCTGATGCCGTGAGCGGGGCCGCCGTGCTCATCGCCCGACAGATGAAGGCCTCCGCGATAATCTCCATGACCAGGAGCGGAAGCACCGCGCAGATGGTAAGCAGATACCGCCCCCCCTGCTCCATCCTCGGGGCGACTCCGAAGAAACGGACATGGCGCGAGCTGGCCCTCTACTGGGGTGTCGTCCCCCTGATGAAGGAGGAGATGACCGACCAGAACACCGCCGTGGACTCGGTGGTGGCATCGTGCCTGGAGAACGGAGAAGTCAAGGAGGGAGACCTGCTCGTGGTCACGGCCGGAGTTCCGCTGGGCATCACCGGGACGACGAATTTGGTGCAGGTCTACATAGCGGGCAAGATCCTTCTGAAGGGACAGACCCTCCTCAAAAGAGAGGCCAGAGGGCCAGTGTGCACGGCTCGAACCGCCGAGGAGGCCCGCCTGAAGATGACCGAGGGATCGGTCCTCGTCGTCGCTGCCACGGATGACGACTACCTGCCGGCGATTCGCATGGCGTCGGCCATAGTGGCCGAGCAGGGCGGTCTTTCATCCCATGCCGCTGTGATCGGGCTTGAACTGGGCATACCCTCGATAGTAGGGGCGGAAGACGCCCTGAACATCCTCTCCGATGGCATGGTCGTTACTCTTGACGGCCACAGAGGTTTGCTCTACCACGGCGACGTGAGGCTATCGGTGTAG